A stretch of the Acanthopagrus latus isolate v.2019 chromosome 9, fAcaLat1.1, whole genome shotgun sequence genome encodes the following:
- the esyt3 gene encoding extended synaptotagmin-3, with amino-acid sequence MASDGQMKPSGAAEGAVLGGSHGSTETLSSSAVNRLLMEFLIYFGRAMFVLYPVYLTGYLGLSVSWVLLCMMMVTWWKKNRQWKDARIGTAIDFVDNETQVVHKELQGALQMASWVHFSDVEKVDWVNKVLEQAWPFFGMYMEKLLKEKIEPAVRLSNSALKTFKFTKVHFGHIPLRITGMRAYTHEVDQREVILDLNICYDGDVDIDALVKEPITAGVKGLKLKGMMRVILEPLIGEAPLVGGVTLFFIRRPTLEINWTGMTNVLDSPAFSSLSEGTIVDIIASLMVLPNRMCVPLIDQVKVDQMRFPLPRGVVRVHLLEARDLVAKDTYMMGLVKGKSDPYTILRVGNRHFKSKTIKENLHPRWNEVYEFVVHEAPGQELELDLFDEDTDKDDFIGRYRLDLGEVKREKEIDQWFPLDDVPNGEVHLKLQWFSLQTNPALLMESEGGFACAMLAVYLDNASNLPRDSSEITEHQKHGKHSKEARLTKKTACPNSLVELSIDKDVQKSKIVFSSKDPVWEEGFTFFVHDIKTQQLIVQIKEPQKKTVLGVLNLPLSRLLNVSNMAIDQRFPLERSGANSQIKLKATLRILTLEKPPPKTVLKPPPDVRHRGPQTNQGVNGPGSTPSAAVPVPPAAQAAGLQNGLHDNPSSHGRGSLPSETWRSPPPSHMRRFDSHSLLSDNSIASSRFDLTEGASFPEAIRRHQGSFGEIHLTVRYATLRNKLVVMVDACRNLFPCSENGTDSYVRLYLLPEQSWIHRKKTHVKKRSLNPVFNEKFEYDVSLEEVKTRKLDVSVKNNKMLHTRERKDIGMVMVDFAQLDLTKGVTDWFELTLPGLKNSASRAEL; translated from the exons ATGGCATCCGACGGACAGATGAAACCGAGCGGGGCGGCGGAGGGAGCGGTGCTCGGGGGAAGCCACGGCAGCACGGAGACGCTGAGCTCCTCCGCTGTTAACCGTCTCCTGATGGAGTTTCTGATTTACTTCGGCCGGGCCATGTTCGTCCTCTACCCCGTGTACCTGACGGGATACCTGGGGCTCAGTGTCAGCTGGGTGCTGCTGTGCATGATGATGGTCACCTGGTGGAAGAAGAACCGCCAGTGGAAGGACGCCCGGATCGGAACCGCCATCGACTTTGTGGACAATGAAACACAAGTGGTCCACAAGGAGCTGCAGGGTGCCCTGCAGATGGCATCATGG GTTCACTTTTCTGATGTGGAGAAAGTTGACTGGGTTAACAAG GTGTTGGAGCAGGCCTGGCCTTTCTTTGGGATGTACATGGAGAAGCTCCTTAAAGAAAAGATAGAGCCAGCAGTCAGGCTCTCTAACTCCGCCCTCAAAACGTTCAAGTTTACCAAGGTCCACTTCGGACACATA CCTCTCAGGATCACTGGGATGAGAGCGTACACGCATGAAGTGGATCAGAGGGAGGTGATTCTCGACTTGAACATATG TTATGACGGTGATGTGGACATCGACGCTTTGGTGAAGGAGCCGATCACAGCAGGAGTCAAAGGACTTAAA CTCAAGGGAATGATGAGGGTCATTTTGGAGCCGCTTATTGGTGAAGCACCGCTGGTGGGAGGAGTCACTCTCTTCTTCATTCGACGGCCC acTCTTGAAATCAACTGGACCGGCATGACGAACGTTTTGGACTCCCCGGCCTTCAG TTCACTGTCTGAGGGAACCATCGTGGACATCATCGCCTCACTCATGGTGCTGCCCAACCGCATGTGTGTTCCCCTCATAGACCAGGTCAAAGTGGACCAGATGAGGTTCCCGCTACCTCGT GGAGTGGTGAGGGTCCACCTGCTGGAGGCCAGAGACCTGGTGGCTAAGGACACGTACATGATGGGTTTAGTGAAAGGCAAATCAGACCCCTACACAATACTCAGAGTCGGCAACCGGCATTTCAAATCCAAGACCATCAAAGAGAATTTGCATCCCAGGTGGAACGAAGTGTATGAG TTTGTCGTCCACGAGGCTCCCGGACAAGAGCTGGAGCTGGACCTGTTCGACGAGGACACGGATAAAGATGACTTCATTGGAAG GTATCGCCTTGATTTAGGAGAAGTGAAGCGGGAGAAAGAAATTGATCAG TGGTTTCCTCTGGATGATGTTCCAAATGGAGAAGTTCACCTCAAGCTCCAGTGGTTTTCACTCCAGACCAACCCTGccctgctgatggag TCTGAAGGCGGCTTTGCGTGTGCTATGCTTGCGGTTTACCTGGACAATGCATCAAACCTACCA AGAGACAGCAGTGAGATCACCGAACATCAGAAACATGGAAAGCACTCGAAGGAAGCTCGG CTCACTAAGAAAACTGCCTGCCCGAACTCTCTCGTGGAACTATCCATTGATAAAGATGTCCAGAAAAGCAAG attgtgttttcatccaaaGACCCGGTGTGGGAGGAGGGCTTCACCTTCTTCGTGCATGacatcaaaacacagcagctcattgTTCAG ATCAAAGAGCCGCAGAAGAAGACTGTGCTCGGCGTTCTCAACTTGCCCCTGAGTCGCCTGCTCAACGTTTCAAACATGGCTATAGACCAGCGCTTCCCGCTGGAGCGCTCCGGAGCGAACAGCCAGATCAAGCTGAAAGCTACGCTCAGG ATTCTTACTCTGGAAAAGCCTCCGCCCAAGACTGTCCTCAAACCTCCTCCAGATGTCAGACATCGAGGACCTCAGACCAACCAAGGAGTTAACGGACCTGGATCCACTCCCTCCGCCGCTGTCCCCGTCCCACCCGCAGCCCAGGCAGCTGGTCTCCAGAATGGCCTGCATGACAACCCTTCGAGTCACGGTCGCGGCTCCCTGCCGTCTGAAACGTGGCGGTCACCTCCACCCTCACACATGCGTCGCTTTGACTCCCACAGCCTGCTGTCGGACAACTCCATCGCTTCGTCACGTTTCGACCTTACAGAGGGGGCCTCGTTTCCAGA AGCCATCAGGAGACATCAGGGTTCATTTGGGGAGATCCACCTGACTGTGCGCTACGCCACCCTGAGGAACAAGCTCGTCGTCATGGTTGACGCCTGCAG GAACTTATTCCCCTGCAGTGAGAATGGCACAGACTCTTATGTCCGCCTGTATTTGCTCCCTGAGCAGTCCTGGATACACCGCAAGAAGACGCATGTCAAGAAGAGATCACTCAATCCGGTCTTCAATGAAAA GTTTGAATATGACGTGTCACTTGAGGAAGTAAAAACCAGGAAGTTGGATGTGTCAGTGAAAAATAACAAGATGTTGCACACTCGGGAGAGAAAGGACATTGGCATG GTGATGGTCGATTTTGCACAGTTGGATCTAACCAAAGGCGTCACAGACTG GTTTGAGCTCACGCTGCCTGGCCTGAAGAATTCCGCTTCGCGAGCAGAACTTTAA